A genome region from Triticum aestivum cultivar Chinese Spring chromosome 2B, IWGSC CS RefSeq v2.1, whole genome shotgun sequence includes the following:
- the LOC123038953 gene encoding uncharacterized protein, whose translation MEDGRIQTTPNLPQEILMAIFAAFEIPDLLRAGSVCSSWRFAYETLRNHGLYNQSQTPCLLYTSESDGESTARLYSLAEKKAYRLTLPDPPIRTRSLIGSSPQGLLVTVDDRSEMHLLNPITGQQIALPSVITIRQVSPVYDDSGVLHMYRYPSHTRHTVLALPANLALSELRHQLHHKAFVFPLSDDDASSSSAAAGGHIVVLIHNPSRQLSFARVGAESWTWLPPHTSYDDCMYKNGLMHAVTSK comes from the coding sequence ATGGAGGACGGGAGGATCCAGACCACGCCGAATCTGCCGCAGGAGATCTTGATGGCCATCTTCGCCGCATTTGAAATCCCCGACCTCCTGCGTGCTGGCTCCGTATGCTCCTCCTGGCGCTTCGCCTACGAAACCCTGCGCAACCACGGGCTGTACAACCAGTCCCAGACGCCATGTCTGCTCTACACCTCCGAGTCCGACGGCGAGAGCACCGCGCGCCTCTACAGCCTCGCGGAGAAGAAGGCGTACAGGCTGACCCTCCCGGACCCGCCCATCCGCACCAGGTCTCTGATCGGGTCCTCCCCTCAGGGCTTGCTGGTTACGGTCGACGACAGATCCGAGATGCACCTTCTCAACCCCATCACCGGTCAACAGATCGCCCTCCCGTCGGTGATCACCATCCGGCAGGTGAGCCCCGTATACGATGACTCCGGCGTCCTCCACATGTACAGATACCCGTCCCACACTAGACATACTGTTCTCGCTCTGCCAGCAAACCTTGCTCTTAGCGAGCTGCGGCACCAGCTCCATCACAAGGCTTTTGTGTTTCCTCTTTCCGATGATGATGCATCCTCATCCTCAGCAGCAGCAGGAGGACACATTGTGGTGCTGATCCACAACCCGTCTCGCCAGCTCTCCTTTGCAAGGGTAGGGGCCGAGAGCTGGACCTGGTTGCCACCACACACCTCCTATGACGACTGCATGTATAAGAATGGCCTCATGCATGCGGTGACTTCCAAGTGA